Below is a genomic region from Triticum dicoccoides isolate Atlit2015 ecotype Zavitan chromosome 5A, WEW_v2.0, whole genome shotgun sequence.
ACGGCAAGCCAATAGCGGTGTCTGTGGGGATGAAGAAAAGAAGATAGCAAAATTTTATTAGTCAGAAGTAAATAAACCAAAGGAAGTGTAGACTTAATTCTTTTATATACTTATAAAAAAAGTGTAGACACAAGTATTCATGTTCCATAGGTATGTGCTCCTTTTCTTAAACCATACCCAAGAGGGCATAGTATTGTCAACTACTCCCTCTATTGTAAACTATGTTAGCTTACAAAAACATCTtgcattatgggacgaagggagtattatgCATCCATTGAGTAGATGCAAATGCTGGATTGCAATCAAACTTGTAGTGAGTACTCACCAGCAAAGTTGATTCCGATGGAAGAAAAGGATTTGCCACCGGTGTAATAGGCGATGTTATATTCGTGAAACCACCCAACCAATGACGCATGAGGAAGCCGTGGGGACTCTGGATTCGTAGCCGGGAGGCACTGGGTCTAGGGCATGCATTCCACTGAATCCCGTGGGCATCGAGGAAGATAACATGGTGGGAAGGGCGACACGTCGGTGCTGCGAGAGGTGGGGGGAGGGCGGCGTGTTGTTGCGCCCTTGATACCATTGACGTTGATGCAGTGCCGCCGTTGTTTTCTCGCGGAAGGCCGAGAAAACGCTCGACGCGCCCTCTGGAAGGGCCCCGACGCGGTGCCAGAGAGAAGAAAGAAAGTCGGGCGGAGGAGGAGGGAAAACGAATCGCGGAACACCACGCGGCACGTCCGAAAAGAAGGAAAGAAACACGCGTGCCACCGCCAGTAGCGCGGAAACCGCCGGCAGGCCCCGAGAACCGGAGAGAATGGAAAGGCTACGCGGTTTTGTACATGTGTATACAGTAATAATGTAGTTATATTTGCTCTTCTGATTTGGTAATAACTATCATTGATGCATGACCCCACTATTAATTGTAGGTTCTATATAATATTTTAGTTTAGTGCACCAATCATTCACCTTAAAGATTAAGATATTAAGGGAAGGTAGCCACACTACTTGAATTTCAGTGATACTATTCCCTATTTTGAATATCATGGATGCCCTTGCATGGGATGAGTTCCCCATGTATTCCTATTGCAAAAACTATTTGGCGGATTCTAAATGGATAGTATTGTCACTTCATGATGACTTTAGTGACCATGTATATTGATATGGTATAGTTACATCATATCTAGTTGCTGATGATGAAACTAGTGGTCAAAGGTACTGGAAGTGCCCCACTGATTTTCATGGCAATATATGTTCTTTTTCATCCATATTAATTTTCAAACCAGCGGCGGACGGCAAGCCAATAGCGGTGTCTGTGGGGATGAAGAAAAGAAGATAGCAAAATTTTATTAGTCAGAAGTAAATAAACCAAAGGAAGTGTAGACTTAATTCTTTTATATACTTATAAAAAAAGTGGACACAAGTATTCATGTTCCATAGGTATGTGCTCCTTTTCTTAAACCATACCCAAGAGGGCATAGTATTGTCAACTACTCCCTCTATTGTAAACTATGTTAGTTTACAAAAACATCTtgcattatgggacgaagggagtattatgCATCCATTGAGTAGATGCAAATGCTGGATTGCAATCAAACTTGTAGTGAGTACTCACCAGCAAAGTTGATTCTGATGGAAGAAAAGGATTTGCCACCGGTGTAATAGGCGATGTTATATTCGTGAAACCACCCAACCAATGACGCATGAGGAAGCCGTGGGGACTCTGGATTCGTAGTCGGGAGGCACTGGGTCTAGGGCATGCATTCCACTGAATCCCGTGGGCATCGAGGAAGATAACATGGTGGGAAGGGCGACACGTCGGTGCTGCGAGAGGTGGGGGGAGGGCGGCGTGTTGTTGCGCCCACGATACCATTGACGCTGATGCAGTGCCGCCGTTGTTTTCTCGCGGAAGGCCGAGAAAACGCTCGACGCGCCCTCTGGAAGGGCCCCGACGCGGTGCCAGAGAGAAGAAAGAAAGCCGGGCGGAGGAGGAAGGAAAACGAATCGCGGAACACCACGCGGCACGTTCGAAGCGAAGGAAAGAAACACGCGTGCCACCGCCAGCAGCGCGGAAACCGCCGGCAGGCCCCGAGAACCGGAGAGAATGGAAAGGCTACGCGGTTTTGTACATGTGTATACAGTAATAATGTAGTTATATGACAAAAAAAATCTAGAATCCCAAGGGAAAAAATAAACATAATTACCCATAGAGAAAACACATAGGTAAGAAGAACCTTGGAAGAGACGGAGAAAGCGTGCATCCCACTTTGCCATTTGCCAAGCCGGCGAAAGAGAGGAAACAGCAACGCAAGTGCCAGGCTCCGGGTCCCCCACGTACTCGGGCGCACACGGAGCGTCTTCACCGCGCACTCCGCCTCCCTCTTCTCTCCCTAATAAAAGTGGGGGTCCCACGCACGCACGACTCCTCCGACTAGACACACGGAGCCCCGACCCCAAGTCGCTCCGCCTCCGGTCTCCCTGCGCGTGCAGCCGCAGCGCAACAACCACAATCTCCCCGAAAGCGAGCGGGCAGTTGCTTCGCCTTCGCTTCTCCCCCCTCGCCGCCACGGTAAACCCCCCCGCTCCCCTCCGCCCCTCTCTTCGCTTCTTTCTTTGATCAATCGAGGCCGCGGAGCTGCAGAAATCTTGCTAAATCTTTCCTCCTCATCCCTCTCCTCCAGCTCGCTCGTTTCTCTCCAGGTGCATTGCGGCCGAGCCACCcccgcccgcccgccgccgccgcattgGGCGCCGCCTCGTCTTcccctgctctgctctgctctgctgtAAGTAAGACTAAAACCCCTGCCTTGCCTTTTCAGGGGCGAAATCTCCCTCTGCCCGGGACCAAGATTGAGTCTTTTTTTTTCGTCCAAGAAACCCTCTTTGTTTCTTGGTTCAACAAGCCCGGCATCTTCCCGTCGCGCCGCTGATCGCctcctgctctgctctgctctgtttCGCTCGCAGGGTTCATTGGCCGCCGCGGTCTTCTTTTCCGGGTCTGCTGCGAATTTCGTCGAGGGTTTTGGGGGCGGACCATGGGGCCCGCGGCGGGGGCTGTCATCGAGATCATCTCGGACGACGACGAGAAGGGGGGTCCTTTTGCTGCCAAGCCGACCGCCGACGCCCTCGAGTGGGCCTCCAGCCTCCTGCTCGACGACCTCACTGGATTGGGCGAGGGTTTAGACGACTCCGCGGTGATACAGGAGCTCTTGTCCACTCTGGAGGGTGACAAGAAGGCTGctgctgacgacgacgacgacgacgactgcgTGATCCTGGACGGCGACCCCGACAAGCCCCTGGTCGttgtcaaggaggagaagcctgGGAAAGATGGGGCAGAAGAAGACTTGCAGGTTCTTTCGGAGAAAGGGGAGGTACTGATTTCTTTCTTGACTGAAATTCCTCCATGTTACCACATCGTGTTCCGATTCGTACATCATTGTCTGTTTGTATGTGCGTTGCATTGACCAGCTATTGCCTTCCAGATCATACATTGCCGTCTTCGTCATTTGACATATTGCTTTGTCATCATACATTATCCTCTTCACTGTTAGATACATATTGCTATTTTTTGAGTCATAAATTGCCGTCAACATTTTTAGATATCGCTTCGTCAGTTCTAATATCCGTCACATCGACCAACTTCTTTTGGGAACTTTCTTATTGGCCAGAATGGGTCCTATTGACATTCTGGAACTCTTCTTATGTAGTGGGCTGAATGGCTGATCAGTGAATATCTCTGTCGCACCTGCATATAAATTTGTTTCAGGAATCTTAGTTGCTAAGCCATGCGTTTGACCAGCTATTGTGTTTCAACGCATACGTTGTTGTCGTCTTGTTAGATAACACTTTTTTCGGTTCGTACGTCATTGCGTTGACCTTCTGTTGCTGTTAGAGTCATATGTCATCATCATTAAAGGATTTTTTGTCAGTTCGTCACAGCGTCGCATTGACTAGTTATCGAGTGCAGATTTCTGTTTAGGTTGTATGTAAATTGATTATaggaatctactccctccgttcctaaatatttgtctttctagagatttcaaatggtcaccacatacggatgtatatagacatattttagagtgtagattcactcattttgcttcgtatgtagtcaccatttgaaacctctagaaagacaaatatttaggaacggagggagtagttgctaaGCCAAAGTTTACTTGATTCCAAACATTTATTTTGTTGCTCGTCCAAGGCTCTTCTGATTTGGTAATAACTGTCATTCATGCATGACCCCCACTATTAGTTGTGGGTCCTATAATTAATATTTAGTTTACTGCACCAATCAATCAACTTAAAAGCTTAAGCTATTAGGGGAAGGTGGCCAAACTACTTACATTTCAGTGGTATTGTTCCCTATTTTGGATATCATGGATGGCCTCCATGGGATGAGTTCCCCATGGATTGCTATTGTAAAATACAATTTGGTGGGCTCTAACCGGATAATATTGTTACATGGTGATGACTTTAGTGGTTCCTGGATATTGGTAGTGTATGCGTACTGCCATATCTTATAGTTGCTGATGATGAAACTGGTGATTATTTAAGGAACTGGAAGTACCCCACTGATTGTCATGGCAATATATGTTATTTTTTTAACCATGTTAATTATTGGGCCCTGTGGCATCCAGGAGCCATCTCAAAGCTCCCAATTTTAGAAGAAGACATGTGGTCTTATAATTCTCTTCTATTTTCAGGTAGCATGCAGGGATTTCCCCCATCCACGTCATCTATGTGCTAGATTGCCTTTTGGAACTGGATCTCATGCAAATCATTGCACCATGGTTAGTTAATGAATGCAAATCTTTGCCTTCTCATTTGATCAAGTTATGGAAACAGTATTGAATGCCAATTGTTCCAACATGGATGCATTACCATATTTTGCTTTTCTTCTTGATGCAGTGCCACTGTTATGTTTGTGATTCTCGTGCTCCATGCCCCTGGTGGGGCAAAGGTACCATGCCTACTGATCATTGCCATGCTACCGATAAGGATGAAAAATGGAAGAAACAGAGGCAGTCACTCAAACGCAAGAGCATGCCACCATCTAAGCGTGAAGGTGCCAAGAAAATGTCTCTCTCAAGCTCAACAACACCATCCTCTCAGCAATTTACAGGGCATCAGGTATCAGCTGCACAACCATATGCACCTTTGGGGACAACCGTAAACCAACCTTCCGCGGCAAGGGTTCCTGTTGCAAGTAATGTCAGCCAAAATCAGCAAAGACATCCATCTGCTTTGGGGACAAGTGTAAACCAACCTTTCGCTGGAAGAGTTCCTGTTGCAAGTAATGTCAGCAAAAATCAACAACTGAATCCATCTGCTTTGAGGACAACGGTAAACCAACCTTCCACCGGAAGAGTTCCTGTCGCAAGTAATGTCAGCAGAAATCAACAATTGCATCCATCTGCTTTGAGGACAACTGTAAACCAACCTTCCACCGGAAGAGTTCCTGTTGCAAGTAATCTCAGCCAAAATCAACAAATGCATCCATCTGCTATGGCTGCACGGAATGCGTGGAGAGCCGCCCATCTGGCAAAAGCATCAGCTCCTGCGCCAAAAATCTCAGGCAAAACAGGGGCTGTTCCTACAGTTTATACACCATCAAATGGCTATGTTTACCCTGCTCTTCTTAACAATGCCCCAATGCATCCAGCAACCCTGCGTGCAGTTCAGAAAGCGGCACCCGGAAGCAGGGTACTGCGAGGAGGTAACCTTATTCAGGGTTTCTCCACTCAGCGTTCTCTTGCTGTGCCTGTGCAGGTTCGGCCAATGCCACATCCCCAGGCTGCTCCAAATGGATCGTTTGGTACTGCTGGAATGCAACAGCTTCGTCAGTGCTCCACACGAGTAGCTCAGGCAACACAGGGAGTAACTCAGGCACCACAAGGCATACAAGACGCATCAGCTGTGCAGAAGTCATGGCAGATTGCACTTGCTAATCTGGCCTCTGATCTTGGTGTGTCTGACTACAATGACGAACAACCGCCTGTTCAACAGTCTGTCAGCACTCAGCCTCTGCATCCCAGCCAGCTACTTGCTCAACCAAAGGCAGTCAAGGGGCCTGAAACGCATTGCAGCAGTATTCCGGCGGCAGCGGACATGAGGCCGTCTAATGGTCATCCCCAGCAGGATAGCAAATCTGCAGACAGTGCTATTTCTATGCAGAAAACACAAGCCTTGTGCATACTGAATTCCCAGAGCAGCCTTACCTCAACTGAAACTTCTCTGAATAGCTTAGTAGCTAAACCTGCCATGGAACATTGAGCCTCTGCTGAACCGTATTCTTGATACCCTTTTTTGTGCTCTTACATGTCCAAATTAGAAATATACTCCGTATTTCATAGCTGAGAAACTTGCTCTTGTGGCCTATCCTAGAAGAGTAGAAAGGGCACTCCTTAAGAAAGTGAAGTGCTGTAGAGTTCAGATATCTGATGTAATGGCTTAAGACTCCGAATTAATGGTCAATTTTTCAGTGGTTTTTTTGTTCATGATAGCCATTGATGTGTTTCTTCTTCATAAATCATGCGCTTTGCACTTACATTGCAGGAAAATGGTTAGCCTGAACTTTGGTTCCTCTGTTTGCTCAGGTTTCATGTTTGTGCTGGAATAGGCATATGTTCCCTTTCTCCAGTTTTTATTGTTCATGTAACCTTTCATTACTTTGACATTGTGCCTGATATTTAAGGGGCTCCTCTATCTATTTTCTGCCTTTCTTCGGAGCACCTGTTGTGTCCAGGACAGTGGCACACATAGCTCCTAGTTGATTTCTGGGTATATAATTTGCTTTGACTTGGGTTGCCATCATCTGACGATTTTGTTTTGAACATCCACTTATCTGTACCTTGGCGTGTTTTAATTATAATTACGTAGTATAGTACtcactccgtcccaaaataagtattGCTGACTTAAGGCCTGTTCGGTACCTCTCCAGATTCAAAACTCCGCTCCGTGCCAGGAACTGGGTCTGAGCCGCTCGGTGCGATTGCGCTGCCGCTCCCTCCGCTCCAAGAGTTGCAGCTGTGGAGCGGAGTGGATCCGAACAGGGCTTTAATACAACTTCAAACTTTTACTTACGGCTGGCTACTGCTGATAATTTTGCATACTGAATGACTATTTTACTCGCTGTCTCTGGGCTCCTGCAGTAAAATTTTACGGCCGGCTACGGTAGCAGTGTAAAAAAGATGACAGCAGCTTCAGATGAGCCGAAATCGGCACCAAGAATATCTACTTGTGCAAGCAGCCAGTTTAAATGGCGGGATGGCCGAATCATAAAAACTACAGAGCGTATGAATTCTTTCTCCAGAACTTCAATCACTGCTTCTGAACCCGCCCAAGATTAAAAGCAAAATGCTACTACTTTATTCGACTGAATGCTTATTTGTATGATTCTTAATAATAACTGTATGTGATggaaaatatactccctctgttccacatTGTAGTGCGCCCGCACTTCCTGagatccaactttgaccataaatttaaccaacgagaccgactgcggcggcgaCATAAATTATATCACTAAATTCATATCGAAAATACGAATTTAGTGATATAagttttgctcccgccgcagtcggtctcggtagttaaatttacggtcgaaCTTGAATCTcaggaagcgcgggcgcactacatTGTGAAATGGTGGGAGTATTAGATACACACCACGCAGAGTACGTACTCATTAATAATaataagctactccctccgtttcgaattacttgtcgcaggtattgatgtatctagatgtattttagttttagatacattcatttttacaacgagtaatttggaacgaagggagtagtaaagtTAGGAACCCCCTCGACTGGCAGCGTGTGCGCCAAGGACTGGTGAAGGGGGTGTAGATGAGCTGATGGAGGCAGAGCAGCGCAGTGTCGATCATGTCAGGCCGGTTGGCGGCGCCCATGACCAACACCTCCTCGAAGAAAGAGGACGCACGCACGGCGCCGACTGCCTGGCCTTCAGGAAGATCTCATGGACGTTGGCCTCGCTCTCGCCGAATCACATGGTGAGCAAGTTTGAGATGCAGAAAGTTGTGTGGTTTACCAATAAATTTCAGTAAACCTAATTATTACTGTCTCCGTTCGGGTTCCTCACCTTGTTGCTCGGCAAAAAAGCACCCGATTCCACGCAATGACGCAAACGAGCATGATCTCCTCCACTTGCCATGCGACCAGTACAAAAAATTACCTAAAAAAGTGCTACTGTAAAAGAATTACAGTGTCATTATATGTACTCTTTTTCCTCCGGCGCACATTCGTACACATCGACAGATATGTCCACGTAACCGCAAGAGAGAGCGCAAGGCATGCATACCGGACTCG
It encodes:
- the LOC119300437 gene encoding uncharacterized protein LOC119300437: MGPAAGAVIEIISDDDEKGGPFAAKPTADALEWASSLLLDDLTGLGEGLDDSAVIQELLSTLEGDKKAAADDDDDDDCVILDGDPDKPLVVVKEEKPGKDGAEEDLQVLSEKGEVACRDFPHPRHLCARLPFGTGSHANHCTMCHCYVCDSRAPCPWWGKGTMPTDHCHATDKDEKWKKQRQSLKRKSMPPSKREGAKKMSLSSSTTPSSQQFTGHQVSAAQPYAPLGTTVNQPSAARVPVASNVSQNQQRHPSALGTSVNQPFAGRVPVASNVSKNQQLNPSALRTTVNQPSTGRVPVASNVSRNQQLHPSALRTTVNQPSTGRVPVASNLSQNQQMHPSAMAARNAWRAAHLAKASAPAPKISGKTGAVPTVYTPSNGYVYPALLNNAPMHPATLRAVQKAAPGSRVLRGGNLIQGFSTQRSLAVPVQVRPMPHPQAAPNGSFGTAGMQQLRQCSTRVAQATQGVTQAPQGIQDASAVQKSWQIALANLASDLGVSDYNDEQPPVQQSVSTQPLHPSQLLAQPKAVKGPETHCSSIPAAADMRPSNGHPQQDSKSADSAISMQKTQALCILNSQSSLTSTETSLNSLVAKPAMEH